The following coding sequences are from one Nicotiana tomentosiformis chromosome 3, ASM39032v3, whole genome shotgun sequence window:
- the LOC104101013 gene encoding hevamine-A, giving the protein MATKHQFLSSVLFLAIVQTSIASGISIYWGQNGNEATLNETCASGRYSYVNLAFLNKFGNGQTPELNLAGHCNPAVNGCTVVGPEIKHCQKLGVKVMLSIGGGVGNYSLASKKDAKNVARYLWNSFLGGRSSFRPLGNAVVDGIDFDIELGSSLFYEDLAKYLKAYGRIGRKVYLTAAPQCPFPDRLLGTALNTGLFDFVWIQFYNNPPCQYTPNNTDNLKNSWIRWTSSVNARRIFLGLPAAPQAAGSGFIPADVLTGEILPMIKKSRKYGGVMLWSKFWDEQTGYSASILKSV; this is encoded by the coding sequence atggccaccaaaCATCAATTTCTTTCTTCTGTCTTATTCTTAGCTATTGTCCAGACCTCAATTGCTAGTGGCATATCCATTTACTGGGGCCAAAACGGAAACGAAGCGACCTTAAACGAAACCTGTGCCTCAGGTAGATATTCATATGTCAACTTAGCCTTCCTTAACAAATTCGGCAATGGTCAAACCCCAGAACTCAATCTTGCCGGTCACTGCAATCCTGCCGTTAATGGATGCACAGTCGTTGGCCCAGAAATCAAACACTGTCAAAAATTAGGTGTCAAAGTAATGTTGTCTATAGGTGGTGGCGTTGGAAATTACTCTTTAGCTTCCAAAAAAGACGCCAAAAATGTTGCACGTTATTTATGGAACTCATTTTTGGGTGGACGTTCCTCTTTTAGGCCTTTAGGAAATGCTGTTGTTGACGGAATTGACTTCGATATTGAGCTTGGATCATCTCTTTTTTATGAAGATTTAGCTAAATACTTGAAAGCTTATGGTAGAATTGGAAGAAAAGTGTACTTAACAGCAGCTCCACAATGCCCGTTTCCAGATAGGTTGCTTGGTACTGCTTTAAATACAGGGCTTTTTGACTTTGTTTGGATTCAATTTTACAATAATCCTCCTTGTCAGTATACTCCTAATAATACTGATAATCTAAAAAATTCTTGGATTCGGTGGACTTCGTCGGTGAATGCTAGAAGGATATTTTTAGGGCTTCCGGCGGCACCACAAGCTGCCGGAAGTGGGTTTATTCCGGCGGATGTGTTGACCGGCGAAATTCTTCCGATGATTAAGAAGTCGCGCAAGTATGGTGGTGTTATGTTGTGGTCAAAATTTTGGGACGAACAAACTGGATATAGTGCTTCAATTCTGAAAAGTGTGTGA